The Pseudomonadota bacterium genome includes a window with the following:
- a CDS encoding zinc ribbon-containing protein, with translation MENKSNAENIKEQIAAKYDKFVDKFQEIFTQSKEKTKESMEKAMDVAREQLTKAGEFDLEQGKEFKDSLVRDLKETSYQIKLLGEDAKDYLDPARIGAGALATLSTLLHKAGSALDFLVEKTDKALTYKTGEVTSLGTFTCLKCEKKIHLKKTGHLPPCPGCSNTKFKKSY, from the coding sequence ATGGAAAACAAATCAAACGCAGAAAACATCAAGGAACAAATTGCCGCAAAATACGACAAATTCGTTGATAAATTCCAGGAAATCTTTACCCAGAGTAAAGAAAAAACCAAGGAAAGCATGGAAAAGGCCATGGATGTGGCCCGCGAACAGTTGACCAAAGCCGGAGAATTCGACCTGGAACAGGGAAAAGAGTTTAAAGACTCCCTGGTTCGCGACTTGAAAGAAACATCCTATCAGATCAAACTGCTGGGCGAAGACGCCAAGGATTATCTCGATCCGGCGCGGATTGGCGCAGGTGCCCTGGCCACCCTTTCAACTCTGCTCCACAAGGCCGGAAGCGCCCTTGATTTTCTGGTGGAAAAAACCGACAAGGCCCTGACTTATAAGACCGGCGAAGTAACCAGCCTGGGAACATTCACCTGCCTGAAATGTGAAAAGAAGATCCATCTCAAAAAAACCGGCCACCTCCCGCCATGCCCGGGTTGCAGCAATACGAAATTCAAGAAAAGCTATTAA